From one Dermacentor andersoni chromosome 1, qqDerAnde1_hic_scaffold, whole genome shotgun sequence genomic stretch:
- the LOC126545779 gene encoding uncharacterized protein produces the protein MPTTDDDRAAMSTHGNVPLQPWPLSVVELQEMPRHVTGGTPRENFGLPRGAAGGPSLEATAEMKTLRSSPHEITYGLIFLLGLTLVCAGLAVFPTYSRSLGLALVVCGVVVVVTGALIVDSCATHAAASGQCRPPAYEAVMAHREEDDGGETLFLGPRPASTRRHWSLPSPWCTCAAPSQRLLELSGVNDPRTGRKLSAQLPRSDRSERDRLQGRFVYALALPAAHPHGSAANYLIWSAGESWSPERHAIGGPSVLPDASFDGASPVHPARVSRGGGKCAPRRCEPPSYDAVLAGDLRGSAGGLASPRGRMTRGRSSAPELLLGSPLSTAAPVGRADR, from the exons GTAATGTGCCGTTGCAGCCCTGGCCCCTTAGCGTGGTCGAGTTGCAGGAGATGCCACGCCATGTTACTGGAG GAACACCACGGGAGAATTTTGGGCTGCCGCGCGGTGCCGCTGGCGGCCCAAGTCTGGAAGCGACCGCCGAGATGAAGACCCTGCGCAGCAGCCCGCATGAAATTACGTATGGCCTGATCTTCCTGCTCGGCTTGACTTTAGTGTGCGCCGGGCTCGCCGTGTTTCCGACGTACAGCAGGAGCCTCGGACTCGCACTGGTCGTCTGCGGAGTGGTGGTTGTCGTCACGGGAGCGCTCATCGTGGACTCGTGCGCCACCCATGCAGCCGCCTCCGGGCAGTGCCGGCCGCCGGCGTACGAGGCGGTGATGGCGCATCGCGAGGAAGACGACGGCGGCGAGACGCTGTTCCTCGGCCCGCGGCCAGCGTCTACGCGACGGCATTGGAGCCTCCCTTCTCCCTGGTGCACTTGCGCTGCGCCGAGCCAGCGCCTCCTTGAATTGAGCGGTGTCAACGACCCTCGCACTGGGCGCAAACTGAGCGCGCAGCTGCCGCGCAGCGACCGCAGTGAGCGGGACCGGCTGCAGGGCCGCTTTGTCTACGCGCTGGCGCTCCCAGCCGCCCACCCCCACGGCTCGGCGGCCAACTATTTGATCTGGTCGGCCGGCGAGTCGTGGTCGCCGGAACGCCACGCTATCGGCGGGCCGAGCGTCCTGCCAGATGCTTCCTTCGACGGGGCCTCGCCCGTGCATCCTGCCCGTGTATCGCGCGGCGGCGGAAAGTGCGCACCGCGACGCTGCGAGCCGCCTTCGTACGACGCCGTGCTGGCCGGCGACCTCCGCGGCAGTGCAGGCGGCCTCGCGTCGCCCCGCGGCCGGATGACGCGGGGCCGATCGTCGGCGCCCGAGCTTCTTCTCGGCTCGCCCCTGTCGACCGCCGCTCCCGTCGGCCGTGCGGACCGCTAG